A single window of Aphidius gifuensis isolate YNYX2018 linkage group LG1, ASM1490517v1, whole genome shotgun sequence DNA harbors:
- the LOC122848521 gene encoding uncharacterized protein LOC122848521 isoform X2: MKCEGKSIESEEEKKCNLKLGKEPSLPKYDGLEIAKVNEQQFVNYDNYWTEKLACMNEDHTNKLKLTLEQAYSSMKNIENYLKITEPKKTSIDLEIIRNCYETHENQSINCSKDVDNFLRDVDKLMFQYVRKNEDDNFISNRRLTYAERFKRGF; the protein is encoded by the exons atgAAGTGTGAAGGTAAATCAATTGAaagtgaagaagaaaaaaaatgtaatctGAAATTAGGAAAGGAGCCATCACTTCCAAAATATGATGGTCTAGAAATtg caaaagTTAATGAACAACAGTTTGTTAATTACGATAATTATTGGACAGAAAAACTTGCTTGTATGAATGAAGATcacacaaataaattgaagCTTACTCTTGAACAAGCTTATTcaagtatgaaaaatattgaaaattatttaaaaataactgagccaaaaaaaacttcaattgatttagaaatt ATAAGAAATTGTTATGAAACACAcgaaaatcaatcaataaattgtaGTAaagatgttgataattttctaaGAGATGTCGACAAATTAATGTTTCAATATGTACGAAAAAATGAAGATGATAATTTCATATCAAATCGACGACTGACTTATGCAGAGCGTTTTAAACGaggtttttaa
- the LOC122848521 gene encoding uncharacterized protein LOC122848521 isoform X1: MKCEGKSIESEEEKKCNLKLGKEPSLPKYDGLEIGDNLIKRLKIAKVNEQQFVNYDNYWTEKLACMNEDHTNKLKLTLEQAYSSMKNIENYLKITEPKKTSIDLEIIRNCYETHENQSINCSKDVDNFLRDVDKLMFQYVRKNEDDNFISNRRLTYAERFKRGF; encoded by the exons atgAAGTGTGAAGGTAAATCAATTGAaagtgaagaagaaaaaaaatgtaatctGAAATTAGGAAAGGAGCCATCACTTCCAAAATATGATGGTCTAGAAATtggtgataatttaataaaacgaTTAAAaattg caaaagTTAATGAACAACAGTTTGTTAATTACGATAATTATTGGACAGAAAAACTTGCTTGTATGAATGAAGATcacacaaataaattgaagCTTACTCTTGAACAAGCTTATTcaagtatgaaaaatattgaaaattatttaaaaataactgagccaaaaaaaacttcaattgatttagaaatt ATAAGAAATTGTTATGAAACACAcgaaaatcaatcaataaattgtaGTAaagatgttgataattttctaaGAGATGTCGACAAATTAATGTTTCAATATGTACGAAAAAATGAAGATGATAATTTCATATCAAATCGACGACTGACTTATGCAGAGCGTTTTAAACGaggtttttaa